AACGGACTGATTTTGGGCTCATGTGTGACCTCGAATGTTGAAAATAACACGCTTAataaagatatactgtatgtcaaagtcCCAGTGTAACTGTTCCCTATCGGGATCGGATTGCGGCGGCGAACGGAAAAAGCGAAAGACAAAAACAGCGGACATTCAGTCGCTTTCATCCAACTTGCAATTTCCGACCGACGACAGCTTAGCTAGCAATCGCGCGCATTTTGCGTTTAAGGCAACAGACGTCGATCCACCGTCAGGCTCGTCCACGTGCGCGCGCGTCTCTCCCGCCGTGAAGACGCGAGCGCCTGGGCGTGACGTTTGTCAGCGTTCAAATATCTGTCGTTCCTGCAAAACTGACGTCCTTCGCCCTCTGACCCCGTCGGGGGGGGGGAAGGCGCTCCGTGAGCGGGCAAACGGGAAGGGGGTATCGTTCCTCATCCCTTCCATCGCTCGCGTTCAATACACCGAGGTTGCAAATATCCGGAGCGCGCGGTCAGCGATGGTGGTCGTGGGGCACGTGCGCGCGTGGGACCCCGAGCGGTGCTCGAGCACCCGCCtttttgccctggatgaaaaaagtgcCTTTTTTTGGCCGCAGcccattttgtttctttattcgGCGAtgttggaaaaaacaaacaaaacaaaaccaaaaaagacCCTTTTTGtgtcatcaattccacccaaaGTGTTTCGATAATCTGCCGGgcatttattgttttcaaatgatttgtgtGTATCGTATTGGGCAGGGGTGCGTGCGCTGTCGCTCCCTTTCACCTCCTTTGTTCATACGGTTTGCATGAGTGCCCGTGTCGATGGTGTCAaccgaaataaatacataacacaTCAAACATATACACttgaagagggggggggggggggggggaagaaaagcaCTGAATTTGCTTTTGCACATGATTCAAAGGTGGTAAACCGCCCTCATCTTTTCCCGTGGAAATAATCCAATAAGGCGTTTGAATCACGCGCAAGCGACGCATACGTACGAATCACGTCAACTCTCAGGAGTCCTTCCCACGACTGTTTTGTTCAGTAATTGTTTGAATCATATGGGCTGGAGCACCCGCCCCCCGAAACGTGTGCGCACGTGCCTCGCGCTCGCCCACCTCACACCTGTTGCTTGCGGTGGCGAAGCAGTTTTCCAGCAAGCCGGCGCGGTCCCCGTGAAGCTCCAGAGAACATTCCTGCTTTGCCGCCGGGTGACCTGTTGGACGCTCCCAAATGTTCCAACGTCTCCATCTGCGGAACATCTGCAGAAGCGCCCGcccgcgtgtgtgtttgttgccGAGTAAATACACGAGGAGAGCTTCTTTCTGCGCGTGCGAAACGCGTCACAGTGTGGATCTCCCAccataacaccccccccccccccccccccccccaacccccccggCTTCAAAACGCCACAATGGCCCGGGTCCAGGCGCCCAGGCTGGCCAGCGCCTGCTTGCTGCAGATCTGCTCCAAGTCCGCCTGCCTGCTCAGCAGCCCCGTGAAGCCCGAGCCGAAGATGGAGATCAGGTTGGAGATGTCGGAGGTGTCCGCGCAGTCCGGGTGCGCGTACGCGTACTCCTCGCGTTTGGCGCGTTTGCGCTCCGACGCGTCCTCGACGTCGCACGAGCAGCGGCCGAAGTCCCCCTTGCGCTTCTTGCCCCGGCCGGCTCGGAGCGCGTCGCAGCGGCGGCAGTCCTGGTGGAGGTAGCCGTTCTCCACCGTGGTCACGACGTGCGTGTCCAAGTCCAGCACGGTGGTCTTGCTGCAGTACGCGCTGCCGTCGGCCGTCAGCTGCTCCCAGTGCGCCACGTCGGAGACCTCCGCGCAGTAGCAGCGCTCCGGTTCTTTGCGGGCGTCGGCGTCCCCGGGAGCGGCGCTGGCCGTCTCGCGGGCGCCCTGCGGGTCCAGCTCCCGGATCCGCTCGCAGACCGCCATCGCCTCCTCGTACTGCTGCGTCCGGTAAATCTCCGCGTACTTCTCCTTGACGTACAGCTGCCGGGCGTTCCTCAGCACGTAGGACACCAGCAGGTTTTTGTGCAGCTTGATGCCGCCTCTCTGAGTCCTCGAGTTGTGGATCTTCATCAGGGAAATGGAGATGACGCTCTGCGCGTCCACGGCGCATTCCATGGTGTCGATCATGACCGGGAGTGTTCGGCGAACGATGTCAAGTCAGCTCTGCCAAGGAACATCGGAAGCGCGGAGGCGAGGATGGAgggcgggggagggggtgggggggtgggggggctgcgCGCGGACGACCTCCTCCTCCGAGCGCAAACTAGCAATCATTTGCAGATGCTGG
The sequence above is a segment of the Phyllopteryx taeniolatus isolate TA_2022b chromosome 15, UOR_Ptae_1.2, whole genome shotgun sequence genome. Coding sequences within it:
- the ier5l gene encoding immediate early response gene 5-like protein, whose amino-acid sequence is MIDTMECAVDAQSVISISLMKIHNSRTQRGGIKLHKNLLVSYVLRNARQLYVKEKYAEIYRTQQYEEAMAVCERIRELDPQGARETASAAPGDADARKEPERCYCAEVSDVAHWEQLTADGSAYCSKTTVLDLDTHVVTTVENGYLHQDCRRCDALRAGRGKKRKGDFGRCSCDVEDASERKRAKREEYAYAHPDCADTSDISNLISIFGSGFTGLLSRQADLEQICSKQALASLGAWTRAIVAF